Part of the Rhodobacteraceae bacterium M385 genome is shown below.
CCAGGTCAACGGCCCCGCGCGGGAAAAGCGCCCGCGCGTCGGCAATGGATACACCCGCATCATGGGCAGAGGCTTCAAAAGTCACCTGCGACCAGCCGTCGAAAGGCACGTGCAGGCGGGCGGCGTCGAGGATGGCATCACTCATATCGGTCATTCGCGGTCTCCTTATCCCTTGGCTAGACAAGATAGAGGGCAATTGCTATAGCGCCACTTCCTGCAGATCCTTGCAATTCTAACCTAGAAAGGTGGTGACACCACATGCAGGTCAGTGTTCGCGACAACAATGTCGATCAAGCGCTCCGTGCTCTGAAGAAAAAACTTCAGCGCGAAGGCGTCTTTCGTGAAATGAAGCTCAAGCAGCATTACGAAAAACCCTCGGAGAAACGCGCACGCGAGAAGGCGGAAGCAATCCGTCGTGCCCGCAAACTGGCGCGCAAAAAGCTCCAGCGCGAAGGGATGCTCTAAGTAGCCCCGCGTCGGTCGCACATGCGAATCGTTAAGAATTGAAAAACCCCCGCAGGCCACGCCTGACGGGGGTTTTTCTTTGTTCGTCCTACGAAAAGACGCAGAAGGCTAGTTCGCCAGTTGCGCCGCCAGAACCGCATCGCTGGCGTCATCCTCATCGCCGGTCGTGCCGACGATCGTTGCGTCTTGCACACCGGGAATCTGCGCGAATTGTTCCATCGTATTCATCGGGAAAAACGTCTGCCGGATCGAGGTGAACCCCGGCGTGTTTCCCAAAATCTCGGAGATGGACCGAGAGCAATAGGCGGGCGCCACAGCACCATAGCTTTGCACGGCGTGGCTCAATTGCTGCGCCACCTCGGCGGAAACCTCAACGGTCTGTGTCCGCACTTCGAACACGCCGTTGGACTGAAACGCCATGTACATATCCA
Proteins encoded:
- the rpsU gene encoding 30S ribosomal protein S21; amino-acid sequence: MQVSVRDNNVDQALRALKKKLQREGVFREMKLKQHYEKPSEKRAREKAEAIRRARKLARKKLQREGML